In Neofelis nebulosa isolate mNeoNeb1 chromosome 7, mNeoNeb1.pri, whole genome shotgun sequence, the following proteins share a genomic window:
- the LOC131517883 gene encoding LOW QUALITY PROTEIN: disintegrin and metalloproteinase domain-containing protein 21-like (The sequence of the model RefSeq protein was modified relative to this genomic sequence to represent the inferred CDS: deleted 1 base in 1 codon), translating into MSLSRRMRLAEDQVTLRVSLLLIALWAVLAPVQGSQGCPSWRYISSEVVIPKELHHGKGVQKPGWLSYSLHFGGKSHVIHMRHRKLFWSRHLLMMTQDDQGALQTDYPFIPPDCYYLGYLEEIPLSMVTMDTCYGGLEGIMKLDDLAYEIRPLSDSQRFEHVVSQIVADTNATGPTYNLGYKEDRNPLFSQANISAAPRISSKLYSSHHGILKGLVLGSKTMYSVFNNVSKCARFLIRLVSLTDSMLQGIDVRHYISSMVIYNLEDPVVLNNFQVPGIPIQIYFERHLFVAFKPHTALLMNKDAPHELQFQPATYAVCGSKSIISLSSLGRHFLLLSVLVAQKIALSIGIFYDNQFCACQRRSTCIMNQYPIMTDSFSNCSFIHMQHVVVNNFCECIFDSGLSYFNKSLTHDRCGNYVVEPGEQCDCGSFKQCYNNPCCTTDCILNPGSKCNTGRCCTNCTYSDAGTLYRPIQNICDLPEYCRGVSVECPDDFYMQDGTPCTEEGYCYHGNCTDRTMHCQEIFGRNAVKGENVCYTINQKGSRYGHCRRDPGVFKSKPCSPTDMQCGRLQCSNVTHLPQLQEHVGFHQSEISGFWCFGLDSHRSTGTTDIGHVRTGTPCAPGKFCQDTYCNGSVAQLNYDCILEKCSHRGICNNNRNCHCHVGWDPPRCTERGTGGSTDSGPPPRRMRSVRQSRESVVYLRVIFGRIYVLIAAFLFAVAGNVRTINRQKVTEETVDQDNA; encoded by the exons ATGTCCCTGAGCAGGCGCATGAGGCTGGCAGAGGACCAGGTCACCCTGAGGGTGTCCCTCTTGCTTATTGCGCTCTGGGCAGTGCTGGCTCCTGTCCAAGGTTCTCAAGGTTGTCCCTCATGGCGCTACATCTCTTCTGAGGTGGTAATTCCCAAGGAGTTGCACCACGGCAAGGGCGTTCAGAAGCCTGGCTGGCTGTCCTATAGCCTGCATTTTGGGGGCAAGAGCCATGTTATCCACATGAGGCACAGGAAACTCTTTTGGTCCAGACATTTGCTGATGATGACTCAGGATGATCAGGGAGCCTTGCAGACGGACTACCCCTTCATCCCTCCAGACTGTTACTACCTCGGCTACCTGGAGGAGATTCCTCTTTCCATGGTCACCATGGACACGTGCTATGGGGGCCTTGAAGGTATCATGAAGTTGGATGACCTTGCCTATGAAATCAGACCCCTCAGCGATTCCCAACGGTTTGAACACGTTGTTTCTCAGATAGTGGCAGACACCAATGCAACGGGACCTACTTATAACCTGGGATATAAGGAGGATAGGAACCCCCTGTTCTCTCAAGCAAATATCAGTGCAGCCCCCAGGATCTCTAGTAAGTTGTATTCATCCCATCATGGGATTTTGAAAGGACTTGTTCTCGGTTCCAAAACAATGTATAGTGTGTTCAACAACGTGTCAAAATGTGCCCGATTCCTCATAAGGCTTGTTAGTTTGACTGACTCAATGCTTCAAGGGATTGATGTAAGGCATTATATTTCGTCCATGGTCATTTATAATCTGGAAGATCCAGTTGTCTTGAACAATTTTCAGGTGCCAGGGATTCCGATTCAAATCTACTTTGAAAGACACTTGTTTGTTGCTTTTAAACCACATACAGCTTTACTTATGAACAAAGATGCACCACATGAACTTCAGTTTCAGCCAGCCACATATGCGGTATGCGGATCAAAATCCATCATCTCGCTTTCTTCTCTAGGcagacattttttattgttgtctgTGTTAGTAGCACAAAAAATT GCATTATCTATTGGTATTTTTTATGACAATCAGTTTTGTGCATGCCAGAGGAGGTCTACCTGCATTATGAATCAATACCCTATTATGACAGATTCTTTCAGTAACTGTTCCTTCATTCATATGCAGCATgtagtggtgaataatttttgtgAGTGCATATTTGACTCAGGACTTTCCTATTTCAATAAAAGCCTGACTCACGATCGTTGTGGAAACTATGTAGTGGAGCCAGGTGAGCAGTGTGACTGTGGCTCCTTCAAGCAGTGCTACAACAATCCCTGCTGTACGACTGATTGTATTCTAAACCCTGGCAGCAAATGTAATACAGGCAGATGCTGTACAAACTGCACCTATTCCGATGCTGGGACACTCTACAGGCCAATCCAAAATATATGTGATCTTCCAGAATACTGCCGTGGGGTGTCCGTGGAGTGCCCTGATGACTTCTATATGCAAGATGGAACCCCGTGCACTGAAGAGGGCTACTGCTATCATGGAAACTGCACTGACCGCACTATGCACTGCCAAGAAATCTTTGGCAGAAATGCTGTGAAGGGTGAAAATGTCTGCTATACCATAAATCAAAAAGGCAGCCGATATGGACACTGCAGAAGAGACCCAGGGGTATTCAAATCTAAACCCTGTTCCCCTACAGACATGCAGTGTGGAAGGCTGCAGTGTAGTAATGTCACACATCTCCCTCAGCTGCAAGAGCATGTTGGATTTCATCAGTCTGAGATCTCAGGGTTCTGGTGTTTTGGGCTGGATTCGCATCGTAGCACAGGAACAACAGATATTGGTCATGTGAGAACTGGTACCCCCTGTGCTCCTGGAAAGTTCTGTCAGGATACCTACTGCAATGGCAGTGTGGCTCAGCTGAACTATGACTGTATCCTGGAGAAATGCAGTCACAGAGGGATATGCAACAATAACAGGAACTGCCATTGCCACGTAGGCTGGGATCCTCCACGGTGCACTGAACGAGGCACTGGTGGGAGCACAGACAGTGGACCCCCTCCAAGAAGAATGCGGTCAGTCAGACAAAGTCGTGAATCCGTGGTATATCTCAGAGTGATCTTTGGTAGAATCTATGTCTTAATTGCTGCATTCCTCTTTGCTGTTGCCGGAAATGTCAGAACTATCAACAGACAGAAAGTTACGGAAGAGACTGTTGATCAAGACAATGCATAA